One segment of Chlorocebus sabaeus isolate Y175 chromosome 26, mChlSab1.0.hap1, whole genome shotgun sequence DNA contains the following:
- the MAP1A gene encoding microtubule-associated protein 1A isoform X1, giving the protein METEAGPARPHGVAMETTPGLGLRSPGAPLAQNPAEPLFEAGAAVATARWDLQKHSLLIVIGDIGTESQLRAVRAHLEQGILSWNIDLSSFDLNQQLRLFITRHLAHFSSEVKGQRTLCHQSEILETIILVNPSADSISSEVHHLLSSSSAHKLLILSGQSLEPGGDLVLQSGTYSYENFAQVLHNPEISQLLSNRDPGIQAFLTVSCLGEGDWSHLGLSSSQETLHLRLNPEPTLPTMDGVAEFSEYVSETVDVPSPFDLLEPPTSGGFLKLSKPCCYIFPGGRGDSALFAVNGFNILVDGGSDRKSCFWKLVRHLDRIDSVLLTHIGADNLPGINGLLQRKVAELEEEQSQGSSSYSDWVKNLISPELGVVFFNVPEKLRLPDASRKAKRSIEEACLTLQHLNRLGIQAEPLYRVVSNTIEPLTLFHKMGVGRLDMYVLNPVKDSKEMQFLMQKWAGNSKAKTGIVLANGKEAEISVPYLTSITALVVWLPANPTEKIVRVLFPGNAPQNKILEGLEKLRHLDFLRYPVATQKDLASGAVPTNLKPSKIKQRADSKESLKATTKTAVSKLAKREEVVEEGAKEARSELAKELAKTEKKAKESSEKPPEKPAKPERVRTESSEALKAEKRKLIKDKVGKKHLKEKISKLEEKKDKEKKEIKKERKELKKDEGRKEEKKDAKKEEKRKDTKPEVKKISKPDLKPFTPEVRKTLYKAKAPGRVKVDRSRAVRGEKELSSEPRTSPAQKGAVPLPTISGHRELVLSSPEDLTQDFEEMKREETALLAEQRDMGLGDKPFPLYTAEEGPPSTAIQATPPCVPGLGQEEHVMKEKEVVPEVPEEQGSKDRGLDSGAETEEEKDTWEEEKQREAERLPDRTEAREESEPEVKEDVIEKAELEEMEEVHPSDEEEEDATKAEGFYQKHMQEALKVTPRSREAFGGRELGLQGKAPEKETSSFLSSLTTPAGATEHVSYIQDETIPGYSETEQTISDEEIHDEPEERPAPPRFHTSTYDLPGPEGAGPFEASQPADSAVPATSGKVYGAPETELTYPTNIVAAPLAEEEHVSSATSITECDKLSSFATSVAEDQSVASLTAPQTEETGKSSLLLDTVTSIPSSRTEATQGLDYVPSAGTISPTSSLEEDKGFKSPPCEDFSVTGESEKRGEIIGKGLSGERAVEEEEEETANVGMSEKLCSQYGTPVFSAPGHALHPGEPALGEAEERCLSPDDSTVKMASPPPSGPPSATHTPFHQSPVEEKSEPQDFQEADSWGDTKRTPGVGKEDAVEETVKPGPEEGTLEKEEKLPPPRSPQAQEAPVSIDERLTGCTIQLLPEQDKAIVFETMEAGEPTGPILGAEALPGSLRTLPQEPVKPQKDEVLRYPDRSLSPDDAESLSVLSVASPDTANQEPTPKSPCGLTEQYLHTDRWPEVSPEDTQSLSLSEESPSKETSLDVSSKQLSPESLGTLQFGELNLGKEETGHLMQAEDTSHHAAPMSVPEPHAATVSPPTDGTTRYSAQTNITDESLDRKLPASSLSHSTPSGHGKYLPGAITSPGEHILTPESSFSKSPESLPSPALENIAIEWEDKVPGLKDRTSEQKKKEPEPKDEVLQQKDKTLEHKEVVEPKDTAIYQKDEALDIKNEAVKQQDKALEQKGRDLEQKDTALEQKDKALEPKDKDLEEKDKALEQKDKIPEEKDKALEQKDTALEQKDKALEPKDKDLEQKDRVLEKEDKIPEEIDKALDQKVRSVEHKAPEDTVTEMKGRDLEQTDKAPEQKHQAQEQKDKISEKKDQALEQKYWALGQKDEALEQNIKALEEKDQTQEQESLLQEDKTRKPKMLEEKSPEKVKAMEEKLEALLEKTKALGLEESLVQEGKARKQEEKYWRGQDVVQEWRETSPTREEPVGEQKELAPAWEDTSPEQDNRYWRGRDDVALEQDTYWRELSCERKVWFPHELDGQGARPRYTEERESTFLDEGPDDEQEVPPREHTTRSPWASDFKDFQESSPQKGLEVERWLAESPVGLPPEEEDKLTRSPFEIISPPASPPEMVGQRVPSAPGQESPIPDPKLMPPMKNEPTTPSWLADIPPWVPKDRPLPPPPLSPAPGPPTPAPEPHTPAPFSWGTAEYDSVVAAVQEGAAELEGGPYSPLGKDYRKAEGEREEEGGAEAPDKSSHSSKVPEASKSHATMEPEQTEPEQREPTPYPDERSFQYADIYEQMMLTGLGPACPTREPPLGAAGDWPPRLSTKEEAAGRNTSAEKELSSPVSPKSLQSDTPTFSYAALAGPTVPPRPEPGPSVEPSLTPPAVPPRAPILSKGPSPPLNGNILSCSPDRRSPSPKESGRSHWDDSTSDSELEKGAREQSEKEAQSPSPPHPIPMGPPTLWPETEARISPPLDSHLGPARPSLDFPASAFGFSSLQPAPPQLPSPAEPRSAPCGSLAFSGDRALALAPGPPTRTRHDEYLEVTKAPSLDSSLPQLPSPSSPGAPLLSNLPRPASPALSDGSSSEATTPVISSVAERFSPGLEAAEQESGELDPGTEPAAHSLWDLTPLSPAPPASLDLALAPAPSLPGDMGNGTLPCHLECSGAATEKPSPFQGPSEDCAANGPTESSPNPPGPAPAKAENEEAAACPVWERGAWPEGAERSSRPDTLLSPEQPLCPAGGSRGPSSSASPEVEAGPQGCATEPRPHRGELSPSFLNPPLPPSTDDSDLSTEEGQLVGRGGRRRAGGPGTTGGPCPVTDETPPTSASDSGSSQSDSDVPPETEECPSITAEAALDSDEDGDFLPVDKAGGVSGTHHPRPGHDPPPLPQPDPRPSPPRPDVCMADPEGLSSESGRVERLREKEKVQGRVGRRAPGKAKPASPARRLDLRGKRSPTPGKGPADRASRAPARPRSTTSQVTPAEEKDGHSPMSKGLVNGLKAGPMALSSKGGSGAPVYVDLAYIPNHCSGKTADLDFFRRVRASYYVVSGNDPANGEPSRAVLDALLEGKAQWGENLQVTLIPTHDTEVTREWYQQTHEQQQQLNVLVLASSSTVVMQDESFPACKIEF; this is encoded by the exons ATGGAGACCGAGGCCGGGCCTGCGCGGCCTCACGGCGTTGCCATGGAGACGACTCCGGGGCTGGGGCTCCGAAGTCCCGGAGCACCGCTGGCTCAGAACCCCGCGGAGCCGCTGTTCGAGGCCGGAGCCGCGGTGGCGACTGCACGCTGGGACCTGCAGAAGCACTCTTTGCTAATTGTGATCGGCGATATCGGTACAGAGAGTCAGCTGAGGGCCGTGCGGGCCCACCTTGAACAAG GGATTCTCTCCTGGAACATTGACCTGTCATCCTTTGACTTGAACCAACAATTGAGACTCTTCATTACCCGGCATCTAGCTCACTTCTCCTCAGAGGTCAAAG GCCAGAGGACCCTTTGCCACCAGAGTGAGATCCTAGAGACCATCATCCTGGTAAATCCCAGTGCAGACAGCATCAGCTCTGAG GTTCACCATCTTCTTAGCAGCTCATCAGCTCATAAACTACTAATCTTGAGTGGGCAAAGTTTGGAGCCCGGGGGAGACCTCGTCCTGCAGAGTGGCACCTACTCGTATGAAAACTTTGCCCAGGTCCTTCACAACCCCGAG ATCTCCCAATTGCTCAGCAATAGAGACCCTGGGATCCAGGCCTTCCTCACCGTGTCGTGCTTAGGGGAAGGTGATTGGAGCCACCTGGGATTATCCAGTTCCCAAGAGACCCTGCACCTCCGGCTAAACCCTGAGCCCACGCTGCCCACCATGGATGGCGTGGCTGAGTTCTCCGAGTATGTCTCTGAGACTGTGGACGTGCCATCCCCATTTGACCTGCTAGAGCCCCCCACCTCAGGGGGCTTTCTCAAGCTCTCGAAGCCTTGTTGCTACATCTTCCCAGGTGGTCGTGGGGACTCTGCCCTCTTTGCTGTCAATGGTTTCAACATCCTGGTGGATGGTGGCTCTGATCGCAAGTCCTGCTTTTGGAAGCTGGTGCGGCATCTGGACCGCATTGACTCGGTGCTACTCACACACATTGGGGCAGACAACCTGCCAGGCATCAATGGACTACTGCAGCGCAAAGTGGCAGAGCTAGAGGAGGAGCAGTCCCAGGGCTCTAGCAGCTACAGCGACTGGGTGAAGAACCTTATCTCCCCTGAGCTTGGAGTTGTCTTTTTCAACGTGCCTGAAAAGCTGCGGCTTCCTGATGCCTCCCGGAAAGCCAAGCGCAGCATTGAGGAGGCCTGCCTCACTCTGCAGCACTTAAACCGCCTGGGCATCCAGGCTGAGCCTCTGTATCGTGTGGTCAGCAACACCATTGAGCCACTGACCCTCTTCCACAAAATGGGTGTGGGCCGGCTGGATATGTATGTCCTCAACCCTGTCAAGGACAGCAAGGAGATGCAGTTCCTCATGCAAAAGTGGGCAGGAAATAGTAAAGCCAAGACAGGCATCGTGCTGGCCAATGGGAAGGAGGCTGAGATCTCCGTACCCTACCTTACCTCTATCACTGCTCTGGTGGTCTGGCTACCAGCCAACCCCACTGAGAAGATTGTGCGTGTGCTTTTTCCAGGAAATGCTCCCCAAAACAAGATCTTGGAGGGCCTGGAAAAGCTTCGGCATCTGGACTTCCTGCGTTACCCTGTGGCCACACAGAAGGACCTGGCTTCTGGGGCTGTGCCTACCAACCTCAAGCCCAGCAAAATCAAACAGCGGGCTGATAGCAAGGAGAGCCTCAAAGCCACTACCAAGACAGCTGTGAGCAAGTTGGCCAAACGGGAGGAGGTGGTGGAAGAGGGAGCCAAGGAGGCCCGCTCAGAGCTGGCCAAGGAGTTAGCCAAAACAGAGAAGAAGGCAAAAGAGTCATCTGAGAAGCCCCCAGAGAAGCCTGCCAAGCCTGAGAGGGTGAGGACAGAGTCAAGTGAGGCACTGAAGGCAGAGAAGCGAAAGCTGATCAAAGACAAGGTAGGGAAAAAGCACCTTAAAGAAAAGATATCaaagctggaagaaaaaaaagacaaggagaaaaaagagatcaaaaaagagaggaaagagctcaagaaggatgaaggaaggaaggaggagaagaaggatgccaagaaggaggagaagaggaaagataCCAAACCTGAGGTCAAGAAGATTTCCAAGCCAGACCTAAAGCCCTTTACTCCTGAGGTACGTAAGACCCTCTATAAAGCCAAGGCCCCTGGAAGAGTCAAAGTAGACAGGAGCCGTGCTGTCCGTGGGGAGAAGGAGCTGTCTTCCGAGCCCCGGACATCCCCAGCCCAGAAGGGGGCTGTACCACTCCCAACCATCAGTGGGCACAGGGAGCTGGTCCTGTCCTCACCAGAGGACCTCACACAGGACTTTGAGGAGATGAAGCGTGAGGAGACGGCTTTGCTGGCTGAACAAAGGGACATGGGACTAGGAGATAAGCcattccctctatacactgcagAGGAGGGACCCCCAAGTACAGCTATCCAGGCAACACCACCCTGTGTTCCAGGGCTGGGACAAGAAGAACATGTGatgaaggagaaagaggttgtCCCAGAGGTCCCTGAGGAACAAGGCAGCAAGGACAGAGGCCTAGACTCTGGGGCtgaaacagaggaagagaaagatacctgggaggaagagaaacagaGGGAAGCAGAGAGGCTCCCAGACAGAACAGAAGCCAGAGAGGAAAGTGAACCTGAAGTAAAGGAGGATGTGATAGAAAAGGCTGAGTTAGAAGAAATGGAGGAGGTACACCCTTcagatgaggaggaagaggacgcGACAAAAGCTGAGGGTTTTTACCAAAAACATATGCAGGAAGCCTTGAAGGTAACTCCAAGGAGCAGGGAGGCTTTTGGGGGTCGGGAATTGGGACTCCAAGGCAAGGCCCCTGAGAAGGAGACCTCATCATTCCTAAGCAGCCTGACCACACCTGCAGGAGCCACTGAGCATGTCTCTTACATCCAGGATGAGACAATCCCTGGCTACTCAGAGACTGAGCAGACCATCTCAGATGAGGAGATTCATGATGAGCCGGAGGAGCGCCCAGCTCCACCCAGATTTCACACAAGTACGTATGACCTCCCCGGGCCTGAAGGTGCTGGCCCATTCGAAGCCAGCCAACCTGCCGATAGTGCTGTTCCTGCTACCTCTGGCAAAGTCTATGGAGCGCCAGAGACTGAACTCACCTACCCCACTAACATAGTGGCTGCCCCTTTGGCTGAAGAGGAACATGTGTCCTCAGCCACTTCAATAACTGAGTGTGACAAACTTTCTTCCTTTGCCACATCAGTGGCTGAGGACCAATCTGTGGCCTCACTTACAGCTCCCCAGACAGAGGAGACAGGCAAGAGCTCCCTGCTGCTTGACACAGTCACAAGCATCCCTTCCTCCCGTACTGAAGCTACGCAGGGCTTGGACTATGTGCCATCAGCTGGTACCATCTCACCCACCTCCTCACTGGAAGAAGACAAGGGCTTCAAATCACCACCCTGTGAGGACTTCTCTGTGACTGGGGAgtcagagaagagaggagagatcatagggaaaggcttgtcTGGAGAGAGAGctgtggaagaggaagaggaggagacagcAAATGTAGGGATGTCTGAGAAACTTTGCAGTCAATATGGAACTCCAGTGTTTAGTGCCCCTGGGCATGCCCTACATCCAGGGGAACCAGCCCTTGGAGAAGCGGAGGAGCGGTGCCTTAGCCCAGATGACAGCACAGTGAAGATGGCTTCTCCTCCACCATCTGGCCCACCCAGTGCCACCCACACACCCTTTCATCAGTCCCCAGTGGAAGAAAAGTCTGAGCCCCAAGACTTTCAGGAAGCAGACTCCTGGGGAGACACTAAGCGCACACCAGGTGTGGGCAAGGAAGATGCTGTGGAGGAGACAGTCAAGCCAGGGCCTGAAGAGGGCAcactagagaaggaagagaagcttCCTCCTCCCAGGAGCCCCCAGGCCCAGGAAGCACCTGTCAGCATTGATGAGAGACTTACAGGCTGTACCATTCAACTGCTGCCAGAGCAGGATAAAGCAATAGTCTTTGAGACTATGGAGGCAGGAGAGCCCACAGGCCCCATTCTGGGAGCAGAAGCCCTTCCCGGAAGTTTGAGGACATTACCCCAAGAACCTGTCAAACCTCAGAAAGATGAGGTGCTCAGATATCCTGACAGAAGCCTCTCTCCTGACGATGCAGAATCCCTCTCTGTCCTCAGCGTGGCCTCCCCAGACACTGCCAACCAAGAGCCCACCCCCAAGTCTCCCTGTGGCCTGACAGAGCAGTACCTACACACAGACCGTTGGCCAGAGGTATCTCCAGAAGACACCCAGTCACTTTCTCTGTCAGAAGAGAGTCCCAGCAAGGAGACCTCCCTGGATGTCTCTTCTAAGCAACTCTCTCCAGAAAGCCTTGGCACCCTCCAGTTTGGGGAACTAAACCTTGGGAAGGAAGAAACGGGGCATCTGATGCAGGCCGAGGATACCTCTCACCACGCAGCTCCCATGTCTGTTCCAGAGCCCCATGCAGCCACAGTGTCACCTCCCACAGACGGGACGACTCGATACTCTGCACAGACAAACATCACAGATGAGAGCCTTGACAGGAAATTACCTGCCAGCTCATTATCTCACTCTACACCTTCAGGACATGGGAAGTACTTACCTGGGGCGATCACAAGCCCTGGTGAACACATTCTGACACCTGAGAGCTCCTTCTCCAAGAGTCCTGAGTCTTTGCCAAGCCCTGCCTTGGAGAACATTGCCATAGAGTGGGAAGATAAAGTTCCAGGGTTGAAGGACAGAACCTCAGAACAGAAGAAGAAGGAACCTGAGCCAAAGGATGAAGTTTTACAGCAGAAAGACAAAACTCTGGAGCACAAGGAGGTAGTAGAGCCGAAGGACACAGCCATCTATCAGAAAGATGAGGCTCTGGATATAAAGAACGAGGCTGTGAAACAGCAGGATAAGGCtttagaacaaaaaggcagagactTAGAACAAAAGGACACAGCCCTGGAACAGAAGGACAAGGCCCTGGAACCAAAAGACAAAGActtagaagaaaaagacaaggcCCTGGAACAGAAGGATAAGATCccagaagagaaagacaaagcctTAGAACAAAAGGACACAGCCCTGGAACAGAAGGACAAGGCTCTGGAACCAAAAGATAAAGACTTAGAACAAAAGGACCGGGTGCTGGAAAAGGAGGATAAGATCCCAGAAGAGATAGACAAAGCCTTAGATCAAAAAGTCAGAAGTGTTGAACATAAGGCTCCAGAGGACACGGTCACTGAAATGAAGGGCAGAGACCTAGAACAGACAGACAAAGCCCCTGAACAGAAACACCAGGCCCAGGAACAAAAGGATAAAATCTCAGAAAAGAAGGATCAGGCCTTAGAACAAAAATACTGGGCTTTGGGACAGAAGGATGAAGCCCTGGAACAAAACATTAAGGCTCTGGAAGAGAAGGACCAAACTCAGGAACAGGAGAGCCTACTGCAGGAGGATAAAACCAGGAAACCAAAGATGCTAGAGGAAAAATCCCCAGAAAAGGTCAAGGCCATGGAAGAGAAGTTAGAAGCTCTTCTGGAGAAGACCAAAGCTCTGGGCCTGGAAGAGAGCCTAGTGCAGGAGGGCAAGGccagaaagcaggaagagaagtaCTGGAGGGGGCAGGATGTGGTCCAGGAGTGGCGAGAAACATCTCCTACCAGAGAAGAGCCGGTTGGAGAACAGAAAGAGCTTGCCCCGGCATGGGAGGATACATCTCCTGAGCAGGACAATAGGTATTGGAGAGGCAGAGATGATGTGGCCTTGGAACAGGACACATACTGgagggagctaagctgtgagcgGAAAGTCTGGTTCCCTCACGAGCTGGATGGTCAGGGGGCCCGCCCACGCTACACTGAGGAACGGGAAAGTACTTTCCTAGATGAGGGCCCAGACGATGAGCAAGAAGTGCCCCCGCGGGAACACACAACCCGGAGCCCCTGGGCCTCAGACTTCAAGGATTTCCAGGAATCCTCCCCACAGAAGGGGCTGGAGGTGGAGCGCTGGCTTGCTGAATCACCAGTTGGGTTGCCACCAGAGGAAGAGGACAAACTGACCCGCTCTCCCTTTGAGATCATCTCCCCTCCGGCTTCCCCACCTGAGATGGTTGGACAAAGGGTTCCTTCAGCCCCAGGACAAGAGAGTCCTATCCCAGACCCTAAGCTCATGCCACCCATGAAAAATGAACCCACTACCCCCTCATGGCTGGCTGACATCCCACCCTGGGTGCCCAAGGACAgacccctcccccctccacccctttccccagctccaggtccccccacccctgccccagagCCCCACACTCCTGCACCCTTCTCTTGGGGCACAGCTGAGTATGACAGTGTGGTGGCTGCAGTGCAGGAGGGGGCAGCTGAGTTGGAAGGTGGGCCATACTCCCCGCTGGGGAAGGACTACCGCAAGgctgaaggggaaagggaagaagaaggtGGGGCTGAGGCTCCTGACAAAAGCTCACACAGCTCAAAGGTACCAGAGGCCAGCAAAAGCCATGCCACCATGGAGCCTGAGCAGACTGAGCCGGAGCAGAGAGAGCCCACACCCTATCCTGATGAGAGAAGCTTTCAGTATGCAGACATCTATGAGCAGATGATGCTTACTGGGCTTGGCCCTGCATGCCCCACTAGAGAGCCTCCACTTGGAGCAGCTGGGGATTGGCCCCCACGCCTCTCAACCAAGGAGGAGGCTGCCGGCCGAAACACATCTGCAGAGAAGGAGCTTTCATCTCCTGTCTCACCCAAGAGCCTCCAATCTGACACTCCAACCTTCAGCTATGCAGCCCTGGCAGGACCCACTGTACCCCCAAGGCCAGAGCCAGGGCCAAGTGTGGAGCCCAGCCTCACCCCACCTGCAGTTCCCCCCCGTGCTCCTATCCTGAGCAAAGGCCCAAGCCCCCCTCTTAATGGTAACATCCTGAGCTGCAGCCCAGATAGGAGGTCCCCATCCCCCAAGGAATCAGGCCGGAGTCATTGGGATGACAGCACTAGTGACTCAGAACTGGAGAAGGGGGCTCGGGAACAGTCAGAAAAAGAGGCCCAATCCCCAAGTCCTCCTCACCCCATTCCTATGGGGCCCCCCACATTATGGCCAGAAACTGAGGCACGAATTAGCCCTCCCTTGGACTCACACCTGGGACCTGCCCGACCCAGTCTGGACTTCCCTGCTTCAGCCTTTGGCTTCTCCTCATTGCAGCCAGCTCCCCCACAGCTACCCTCTCCAGCTGAACCCCGCTCAGCACCCTGTGGCTCCCTTGCCTTCTCTGGCGACCGAGCTCTGGCTCTGGCTCCAGGACCCCCCACCAGAACCCGGCATGATGAATACCTGGAAGTGACCAAGGCCCCCAGCCTGGATTCCTCACTGCCCCAGCTCCCATCACCCAGCTCTCCTGGGGCCCCTCTCCTCTCCAATCTGCCACGACCTGCCTCACCAGCCCTGTCTGATGGCTCCTCCTCTGAAGCTACCACACCTGTGATTTCGAGTGTGGCTGAGCGCTTCTCTCCAGGCCTTGAGGCTGCAGAACAGGAGTCTGGAGAACTGGACCCAGGAACGGAACCAGCTGCCCACAGCCTCTGGGACCTCACTCCTCTGAGCCCAGCACCCCCAGCTTCACTGGACTTGGCCCTAGCTCCGGCTCCAAGCCTGCCTGGAGACATGGGTAATGGCACCCTGCCGTGCCACCTGGAGTGCTCAGGGGCAGCCACGGAGAAGCCAAGCCCCTTCCAGGGTCCCTCTGAGGACTGTGCAGCCAATGGCCCAACTGAAAGCAGCCCTAaccccccaggccctgccccagccAAGGCTGAAAACGAAGAGGCTGCGGCTTGTCCTGTCTGGGAACGTGGAGCCTGGCCTGAAGGAGCTGAGAGGAGCTCCCGGCCTGACACACTGCTCTCCCCTGAGCAGCCACTGTGTCCTGCAGGGGGCTCCAGGGGTCCATCCAGCAGTGCCTCTCCCGAGGTCGAAGCTGGGCCCCAGGGATGTGCCACTGAGCCCCGGCCCCATCGTGGGGAGCTCTCCCCATCCTTCCTGAACCCACCTCTGCCCCCATCCACAGATGATAGCGACCTCTCAACTGAGGAAGGTCAACTAGTAGGAAGAGGGGGGCGGCGTCGGGCAGGAGGGCCAGGGACCACGGGGGGCCCATGCCCTGTGACTGATGAGACACCCCCCACATCAGCCAGTGACTCAGGCTCCTCACAGTCAGATTCTGATGTCCCGCCAGAAACTGAGGAGTGCCCATCCATCACAGCTGAGGCAGCCCTCGACTCAGATGAAGACGGGGACTTCCTGCCTGTGGACAAAGCTGGGGGTGTCAGTGGTACTCACCACCCCAGGCCTGGCCATGACCCACCCCCTCTCCCACAGCCAGACCCCCGCCCATCCCCTCCCCGCCCTGATGTGTGCATGGCTGACCCTGAGGGGCTCAGCTCAGAGTCTGGGAGAGTAGAGAGGCTACGGGAGAAGGAGAAGGTTCAGGGGCGAGTAGGGCGCAGGGCCCCAGGCAAGGCCAAGCCAGCGTCCCCTGCACGGCGTCTGGATCTTCGGGGAAAACGTTCACCCACCCCTGGTAAAGGGCCTGCAGATCGAGCATCCCGGGCCCCAGCCCGACCACGCAGCACTACAAGCCAGGTCACCCCAGCAGAGGAAAAGGATGGACACAGCCCCATGTCCAAAGGCCTAGTCAATGGACTCAAGGCAGGACCGA TGGCCTTGAGTTCCAAGGGCGGCTCTGGTGCCCCTGTATATGTGGATCTCGCCTACATCCCGAATCATTGCAGTGGCAAGACTGCTGACCTTGACTTCTTCCGTCGAGTGCGTGCATCCTACTATGTGGTCAGTGGGAATGACCCTGCCAATGGAGAGCCAAGCCGGGCTGTGCTGGATGCCCTGCTGGAGGGCAAGGCCCAGTGGGGGGAGAATCTTCAG GTGACTCTGATCCCTACTCATGACACGGAGGTGACTCGTGAGTGGTACCAACAAACTCAcgagcagcagcagcaactgAACGTCCTGGTCCTGGCTAGCAGCAGCACCGTGGTCATGCAGGATGAGTCCTTCCCTGCCTGCAAGATTGAGTTCTGA